A DNA window from Microtus ochrogaster isolate Prairie Vole_2 unplaced genomic scaffold, MicOch1.0 UNK31, whole genome shotgun sequence contains the following coding sequences:
- the P3h4 gene encoding endoplasmic reticulum protein SC65 isoform X1, with amino-acid sequence MARPAWGLLWLLLGSAGAQYEKYSFRGFPPEDLMPLATAYGHALEQYEGESWRESARYLEAALRLHRLLRDSEAFCHANCSGPTASQPRPAPGPDDDGDSDGEDWARELRLFGHVLERAACLRRCKRTLPAFQVPYPPRQLLRDFQSRLPYQYLHYAHFKANRLEKAVAAAYTFLQRNPKHELTAKYLNYYRGMLDIGDESLTDLEAQPYEAVFLRAVKLYNSGDFRSSTEDMERALAEYMTVFARCLAGCEGAHEQVDFKDFYPAIADLFAESLQCKVDCETNLIPNVGGYFVDKFVATMYHYLQFAYYKLNDVRQAARSAASYMLFDPKDSVMQQNLVYYRFHRARWGLEEEDFQPREEALLYHNQTSELRELLDFAHMYLQSDDEMELEETESPPDKVEETEDLPSDAEFEGDGDYEEGLYADWWQEPDAKGDEAEAEPEPELA; translated from the exons ATGGCTCGCCCGGCGTGGGGgttgctgtggctgctgctgggcAGCGCGGGCGCGCAGTACGAGAAGTACAGCTTCCGAGGCTTCCCTCCGGAGGACCTGATGCCTCTGGCCACGGCCTACGGCCACGCTCTGGAGCAGTATGAGGGTGAGAGCTGGCGCGAGAGCGCGCGCTACCTGGAGGCGGCGCTGCGGCTGCACCGGCTGCTGCGCGACAGCGAGGCCTTCTGCCACGCCAACTGCAGCGGCCCCACCGCCTCGCAGCCCCGGCCGGCGCCCGGCCCGGACGATGACGGCGATAGCGATGGCGAGGACTGGGCGCGCGAGCTGCGGCTCTTCGGTCACGTTCTGGAGCGCGCCGCCTGCCTGCGGCGCTGCAAGCGGACGCTGCCCGCCTTCCAGGTCCCCTACCCGCCGAGGCAACTGCTGCGCGACTTCCAGAGCCGCCTGCCCTACCAGTACCTGCACTACGCGCACTTCAAG GCGAACCGACTGGAGAAGGCGGTGGCTGCGGCCTACACCTTCCTCCAGAGGAACCCCAAGCACGAGCTGACCGCCAAGTATCTCAACTACTACAGGGGGATGCTGGATATCGGAGATGAGTCCCTTACGGACCTAGAGGCCCAGCCCTACGAG GCTGTGTTCCTCCGGGCTGTGAAGCTCTACAACAGCGGAGACTTCCGCAGCAGCACAGAAGACATGGAGCGGGCCCTGGCTGAGTACATGACCGTCTTTGCTCGGTGTCTAGCTGGCTGTGAGGGGGCCCATGAGCAGGTAGACTTCAAGGACTTCTACCCAGCCATAGCAG ATCTCTTTGCAGAGTCCCTACAGTGCAAGGTGGACTGTGAAACCAACCTCATCCCCAACGTAGGTGGCTACTTTGTGGACAAGTTTGTGGCCACCATGTATCACTACCTACAGTTTGCCTACTACAAAC TGAATGACGTGCGCCAGGCCGCCCGCAGTGCTGCTAGCTACATGCTCTTTGACCCCAAGGACAGTGTCATGCAGCAGAACCTGGTGTATTACCGCTTCCACCGGGCTCGCTGGGGCCTTGAAGAGGAGGACTTCCAGCCCCGGGAG GAGGCCTTGCTCTACCACAACCAGACCTCTGAGCTCCGGGAGTTGCTGGACTTCGCACACATGTACCTTCAGTCGGATGATGAG ATGGAACTGGAGGAGACAGAGTCACCCCCAGATAAAGTGGAGGAGACAGAAGATCTCCCATCCGATGCCGAGTTTGAAGGGGATGGCGACTATGAGGAGGGCCTCTATGCAGACTGGTGGCAGGAGCCGGATGCCAAGGGCGACGAGGCCGAGGCTG agccagagcctgaactggcttaa
- the P3h4 gene encoding endoplasmic reticulum protein SC65 isoform X2: MARPAWGLLWLLLGSAGAQYEKYSFRGFPPEDLMPLATAYGHALEQYEGESWRESARYLEAALRLHRLLRDSEAFCHANCSGPTASQPRPAPGPDDDGDSDGEDWARELRLFGHVLERAACLRRCKRTLPAFQVPYPPRQLLRDFQSRLPYQYLHYAHFKAVFLRAVKLYNSGDFRSSTEDMERALAEYMTVFARCLAGCEGAHEQVDFKDFYPAIADLFAESLQCKVDCETNLIPNVGGYFVDKFVATMYHYLQFAYYKLNDVRQAARSAASYMLFDPKDSVMQQNLVYYRFHRARWGLEEEDFQPREEALLYHNQTSELRELLDFAHMYLQSDDEMELEETESPPDKVEETEDLPSDAEFEGDGDYEEGLYADWWQEPDAKGDEAEAEPEPELA; the protein is encoded by the exons ATGGCTCGCCCGGCGTGGGGgttgctgtggctgctgctgggcAGCGCGGGCGCGCAGTACGAGAAGTACAGCTTCCGAGGCTTCCCTCCGGAGGACCTGATGCCTCTGGCCACGGCCTACGGCCACGCTCTGGAGCAGTATGAGGGTGAGAGCTGGCGCGAGAGCGCGCGCTACCTGGAGGCGGCGCTGCGGCTGCACCGGCTGCTGCGCGACAGCGAGGCCTTCTGCCACGCCAACTGCAGCGGCCCCACCGCCTCGCAGCCCCGGCCGGCGCCCGGCCCGGACGATGACGGCGATAGCGATGGCGAGGACTGGGCGCGCGAGCTGCGGCTCTTCGGTCACGTTCTGGAGCGCGCCGCCTGCCTGCGGCGCTGCAAGCGGACGCTGCCCGCCTTCCAGGTCCCCTACCCGCCGAGGCAACTGCTGCGCGACTTCCAGAGCCGCCTGCCCTACCAGTACCTGCACTACGCGCACTTCAAG GCTGTGTTCCTCCGGGCTGTGAAGCTCTACAACAGCGGAGACTTCCGCAGCAGCACAGAAGACATGGAGCGGGCCCTGGCTGAGTACATGACCGTCTTTGCTCGGTGTCTAGCTGGCTGTGAGGGGGCCCATGAGCAGGTAGACTTCAAGGACTTCTACCCAGCCATAGCAG ATCTCTTTGCAGAGTCCCTACAGTGCAAGGTGGACTGTGAAACCAACCTCATCCCCAACGTAGGTGGCTACTTTGTGGACAAGTTTGTGGCCACCATGTATCACTACCTACAGTTTGCCTACTACAAAC TGAATGACGTGCGCCAGGCCGCCCGCAGTGCTGCTAGCTACATGCTCTTTGACCCCAAGGACAGTGTCATGCAGCAGAACCTGGTGTATTACCGCTTCCACCGGGCTCGCTGGGGCCTTGAAGAGGAGGACTTCCAGCCCCGGGAG GAGGCCTTGCTCTACCACAACCAGACCTCTGAGCTCCGGGAGTTGCTGGACTTCGCACACATGTACCTTCAGTCGGATGATGAG ATGGAACTGGAGGAGACAGAGTCACCCCCAGATAAAGTGGAGGAGACAGAAGATCTCCCATCCGATGCCGAGTTTGAAGGGGATGGCGACTATGAGGAGGGCCTCTATGCAGACTGGTGGCAGGAGCCGGATGCCAAGGGCGACGAGGCCGAGGCTG agccagagcctgaactggcttaa
- the Fkbp10 gene encoding peptidyl-prolyl cis-trans isomerase FKBP10, whose product MFLAGSPSHTLRRLPVLSLLLLLQTLERGLGRASPAGAPLEDVVIERYHIPRACPREVQMGDFVRYHYNGTFEDGKKFDSSYDRNTLVAIVVGVGRLITGMDRGLMGMCVNERRRLVVPPHLGYGSIGVAGLIPPDATLYFDVVLLDVWNKADTVQVTILLRPPQCPRMVQNSDFVRYHYNGTLLDGTAFDNSYSRGGTYDTYIGSGWLIKGMDQGLLGMCPGEKRKIIIPPFLAYGEKGYGTVIPPQASLVFNVLLIDVHNPKDTVQLETLELPQGCVRRAVAGDFMRYHYNGSLMDGTLFDSSYSRNHTYNTYVGQGYIIPGMDQGLQGACIGERRRITVPPHLAYGENGTGDKIPGSAVLIFDVHVIDFHNPADPVEIKTLFRPPEGCNETSNTGDFIRYHYNCSLLDGTRLFSSYDYEAPQEATLGNNKVIEGLDRGLQGMCVGERRQLIVPPHLAHGESGARGVPGSAVLLFEVELLSREDGLPTGYLFVWHQDPPASLFEDMDLNKDGEVLAEEFSSFINAQVNEGKGRLMPGQDPDKTIRDMFQNQDRNQDGKITAEELKLKSDEDQERIHEEL is encoded by the exons ATGTTCCTTGCGGGGTCCCCCAGCCACACCCTCCGCCGGCTCCCCGTGCTGAGCTTGCTGCTGCTTCTACAGACCTTGGAGAGGGGGCTGGGCCGTGCCAGCCCCGCCGGAGCCCCCTTGGAAGATGTGGTCATCGAGAGATACCATATCCCCAGGGCCTGTCCCCGAGAGGTGCAGATGGGGGATTTCGTGCGTTACCACTACAATGGCACTTTCGAAGATGGGAAGAAGTTTGACTCTAG TTATGACCGCAACACCCTGGTGGCCATCGTTGTGGGTGTAGGCCGCCTCATCACTGGCATGGACAGAGGTCTCATGGGCATGTGTGTCAACGAGCGCCGCCGCCTCGTTGTGCCTCCCCACCTGGGCTACGGCAGCATTGGTGTGG CGGGCCTCATTCCCCCTGACGCCACCCTCTATTTTGACGTGGTCCTGCTGGATGTGTGGAACAAGGCGGACACGGTGCAAGTGACCATCCTCCTGCGGCCCCCTCAGTGCCCCCGAATGGTGCAGAACAGCGACTTTGTGCGCTACCACTACAACGGCACCCTGCTCGATGGCACCGCCTTTGACAACAG CTACAGTCGGGGAGGCACGTACGACACCTACATCGGCTCGGGTTGGCTGATAAAAGGCATGGACCAAGGACTGCTGGGCATGTGtcctggagagaaaagaaagatcatTATTCCTCCCTTCCTGGCTTACGGGGAGAAAGGCTACG GGACTGTGATACCCCCGCAGGCCTCCCTGGTCTTCAATGTCCTGCTGATTGATGTCCACAACCCAAAGGACACAGTCCAGCTGGAGACGCTGGAGCTGCCCCAGGGCTGTGTCCGGCGAGCGGTGGCAGGGGACTTCATGCGTTACCACTACAATGGCTCTTTAATGGATGGTACCCTCTTTGATTCCAG CTACTCCCGCAACCACACCTACAATACCTATGTTGGGCAGGGTTACATCATCCCTGGGATGGACCAGGGGCTGCAGGGCGCATGCATAGGGGAGCGAAGGAGGATTACCGTGCCCCCTCACCTTGCCTACGGGGAGAATGGGACAG GAGACAAGATCCCTGGCTCAGCCGTGCTCATCTTTGACGTGCATGTCATCGACTTCCACAACCCTGCGGATCCGGTGGAAATCAAGACACTCTTCCGGCCACCTGAGGGCTGCAATGAGACATCCAACACTGGGGACTTCATTCGCTACCATTACAACTGTTCTCTTCTGGATGGCACCAGGCTCTTCTCTTC CTACGACTATGAAGCCCCTCAAGAGGCCACCCTTGGCAATAACAAAGTGATTGAAGGTCTGGACAGGGGCCTGCAGggcatgtgtgtgggagagaggaggcagctcATTGTGCCCCCACACCTGGCCCACGGGGAGAGTGGAG cCCGGGGTGTCCCTGGCAGTGCTGTCCTGCTATTTGAGGTGGAGCTGTTATCACGAGAGGATGGCCTGCCCACAGGTTACCTGTTTGTGTGGCATCAGGATCCTCCTGCCAGCCTGTTTGAAGACATGGATCTCAATAAAGATGGAGAGGTGCTCGCAGAAGAG TTCTCCTCCTTCATCAACGCTCAAGTGAATGAAGGCAAAGGACGCCTCATGCCCGGGCAAGACCCTGACAAGACCATAAGAGACATGTTTCAGAACCAGGACCGAAACCAGGATGGCAAGATCACAGCCGAGGAGCTCAAGCTGAAGTCCGACGAGGACCAGGAACGGATCCATGAGGAGCTCTGA